In a genomic window of Streptomyces koelreuteriae:
- the rpmB gene encoding 50S ribosomal protein L28, producing the protein MSAHCMLTGSQPGFGNRISHSHRRTSRRFDPNIQSKRYWLPSEGRYVRLRLSARAVKTVDTIGIEAAVARIRARGVRV; encoded by the coding sequence ATGTCCGCGCACTGCATGCTGACCGGCTCGCAGCCAGGCTTCGGCAACCGCATCTCGCACTCCCACCGGCGCACGTCCCGCCGGTTCGACCCCAACATCCAGTCCAAGCGCTACTGGCTGCCGAGCGAGGGCCGGTACGTACGCCTCCGGCTGAGCGCCAGGGCGGTCAAGACCGTCGACACGATCGGCATCGAGGCGGCCGTCGCCCGGATCCGCGCCCGGGGAGTGAGGGTCTGA
- a CDS encoding DUF397 domain-containing protein gives MAAAGLNGVAWQKSRHSNSQGSCVEFARLPGGEVAVRNSRFPDGPALVYTRAEIEAMLLGVKDGEFDHLVGG, from the coding sequence ATGGCGGCCGCCGGGCTGAACGGTGTGGCCTGGCAGAAGAGCCGGCACAGCAACTCGCAGGGCTCGTGCGTGGAGTTCGCCCGGCTCCCGGGCGGGGAGGTGGCCGTACGCAACTCGCGCTTCCCCGACGGACCCGCGCTGGTCTACACCCGTGCGGAGATCGAGGCGATGCTGCTGGGTGTGAAGGACGGCGAGTTCGACCACCTCGTGGGCGGCTGA
- a CDS encoding nitroreductase family deazaflavin-dependent oxidoreductase, translating to MHEQDEVLDSPTGWVATHVRRYVASEGSKGHIWYGKPTLLLTTRGRSSGALRRTGLIYGEDQGNYVVVGSNGGSDHHPHWYLNLLAEPRVRVQVAADTFEAVAREAEEGERDRLWEAMTVIFPQYKSYRKKTDRKIPVIVLEPQEPAQD from the coding sequence ATGCACGAACAGGACGAGGTGCTCGACAGCCCGACCGGCTGGGTCGCTACGCATGTGCGTCGATACGTGGCCAGCGAGGGTTCGAAGGGGCACATCTGGTACGGCAAGCCCACGCTGCTGCTGACCACGCGGGGACGCAGCTCGGGGGCGCTGCGGCGGACCGGACTGATCTACGGGGAGGATCAGGGCAACTACGTCGTGGTCGGGTCCAACGGCGGATCCGACCATCATCCTCACTGGTATCTCAACCTGCTGGCGGAGCCGCGGGTGCGAGTGCAGGTGGCCGCGGACACGTTCGAGGCGGTCGCCAGGGAGGCGGAAGAGGGGGAACGGGATCGCCTGTGGGAGGCGATGACCGTGATTTTTCCGCAGTACAAGAGCTACCGGAAGAAGACCGACCGGAAGATCCCCGTCATCGTGCTGGAGCCACAGGAGCCCGCACAGGACTGA
- a CDS encoding helix-turn-helix domain-containing protein translates to MLLGSQLRRLREARGITREAAGYSIRASESKISRMELGRVSFKTRDVEDLLTLYGITDEQERASLLSLAKEANVAGWWHSYSDVLPSWFPTYVGLEGAASLIRAYEVQFVHGLLQTEAYAHAVVRRGMQGASEADVERRVALRLERQKYLVDERAPDFHIILDEAALRRPYGDREVMRGQLQHLIDISERPNVRLQVMPFSLGGHSGESGAFTILSFPESDLSDVVYLEQLTSALYLDKAEDVAQYEKALKELQSDSPGPSESRDLLRGLLQLS, encoded by the coding sequence ATGCTGCTCGGATCACAACTCAGGCGTCTGCGTGAGGCGCGGGGCATCACGCGCGAGGCGGCGGGATATTCGATCCGCGCCTCCGAGTCGAAGATCAGCCGGATGGAGCTGGGCCGGGTGAGCTTCAAGACGAGGGACGTCGAGGACCTGCTCACGCTGTACGGCATCACGGACGAGCAGGAGCGCGCCTCCCTGCTGTCCCTGGCGAAGGAAGCCAATGTCGCGGGCTGGTGGCACAGTTACTCGGACGTGCTGCCCAGCTGGTTCCCGACCTACGTCGGCCTGGAGGGCGCCGCTTCCCTGATCCGGGCGTACGAGGTGCAGTTCGTGCACGGCCTGCTGCAGACCGAGGCGTACGCGCACGCGGTGGTCCGGCGGGGCATGCAGGGCGCGAGCGAGGCCGACGTCGAACGGCGGGTGGCGCTGCGTCTGGAGCGGCAGAAGTACCTCGTCGACGAGCGGGCTCCCGACTTCCACATCATCCTGGACGAGGCCGCCCTGCGCCGCCCCTACGGCGACCGCGAGGTGATGCGCGGCCAGCTCCAGCACCTCATCGACATCTCCGAGCGGCCCAATGTGCGGCTCCAGGTCATGCCGTTCAGCCTCGGCGGCCACTCCGGCGAAAGTGGCGCGTTCACGATCCTCAGCTTCCCGGAGTCCGACCTCTCGGACGTCGTCTATCTGGAGCAGCTCACCAGCGCGCTGTACCTCGACAAGGCGGAGGACGTCGCCCAGTACGAGAAGGCGCTCAAGGAACTCCAGAGCGACAGCCCGGGCCCTTCGGAGAGCCGGGATCTTCTCCGGGGGCTCCTCCAGCTTTCCTGA
- the rpsN gene encoding 30S ribosomal protein S14 — MAKKSKIAKNDKRQEIVARYAARRAELKEIVRRPSSTETERLAAQAELRRQPRDASATRVRNRDQVDGRPRGYFRTFGLSRVSLRGQAHAGYLPGVRKSSW; from the coding sequence ATGGCGAAGAAGAGCAAGATCGCGAAGAACGACAAGCGCCAGGAGATCGTCGCGCGCTACGCCGCCCGTCGCGCCGAACTGAAGGAGATCGTCCGCCGCCCGTCGTCGACGGAGACGGAACGCCTCGCCGCCCAGGCGGAGTTGCGCCGGCAACCACGCGACGCGAGCGCCACCCGCGTACGCAACCGCGACCAGGTGGACGGGCGCCCGCGCGGCTACTTCCGGACGTTCGGCCTGTCCCGGGTGAGTCTGCGGGGGCAGGCGCACGCGGGGTATCTGCCGGGGGTGCGGAAGTCTTCCTGGTGA
- a CDS encoding aldehyde dehydrogenase family protein, whose translation MSSSYFTDLAQQYIDGEWRPGTGSWDIIDFNPYDDEKLASITIATVDEVDQAYRAAARAQKQWAATNPYARRGVFEKALRLIEEREAEISEAIIAELGGTRLKAAFELHLAKEFLREAVHLALRPEGRIIPSPVDGKENRVYRVPVGVVGVISPFNFPFLLSLKSVAPALALGNAVVLKPHQNTPIVGGSLVAKIFEDAGLPGGLLNVVITDIAEIGDAFIEHPVPKVISFTGSDAVGRHVATVCARLFKRSVLELGGNSALVVLDDADIDYAVDAAVFSRYVHQGQVCMAANRVLVDRSVADEFTEKFVAKVKTLKAGDPRDPETVIGPVINSSQADAVSGVVEQALAEGATALVRGGRTDNLVEPSVLTDVPADSALLKQEVFGPVAFLVPFDGEEEAVRLVNDTPYGLSGAVHTGNIERGVAFAQQIDTGMFHVNDGTVHDEPIVPFGGEKHSGIGRLNGDTMLDSFTTTKWISVQHGRSGFPF comes from the coding sequence ATGTCGTCGTCCTACTTCACCGACCTTGCACAGCAGTACATCGACGGTGAGTGGCGCCCGGGTACCGGCTCCTGGGACATCATCGACTTCAATCCGTACGACGACGAGAAGCTCGCGTCGATCACCATAGCCACGGTTGACGAGGTCGATCAGGCGTACCGGGCCGCGGCCCGGGCCCAGAAGCAGTGGGCGGCGACCAATCCGTACGCCCGCCGCGGCGTCTTCGAGAAGGCCCTGCGCCTGATCGAGGAGCGCGAGGCGGAGATCTCCGAGGCCATCATCGCCGAGCTCGGCGGCACCCGGCTGAAGGCCGCCTTCGAGCTGCACCTCGCCAAGGAGTTCCTGCGCGAGGCGGTCCATCTGGCGCTGCGCCCCGAGGGCCGGATCATCCCCTCGCCGGTGGACGGCAAGGAGAACCGCGTCTACCGCGTGCCGGTCGGTGTCGTGGGCGTGATCAGCCCCTTCAACTTCCCCTTCCTGCTGTCGCTGAAGTCCGTCGCCCCGGCGCTCGCGCTCGGCAACGCCGTGGTGCTGAAGCCGCACCAGAACACCCCGATCGTCGGCGGTTCCCTGGTCGCGAAGATCTTCGAGGACGCGGGGCTGCCCGGCGGTCTGCTGAACGTCGTCATCACCGACATCGCGGAGATCGGCGACGCCTTCATCGAGCACCCGGTCCCCAAGGTCATCTCCTTCACCGGCTCCGACGCGGTCGGCCGGCACGTGGCGACCGTCTGCGCCCGGCTGTTCAAGCGCTCCGTGCTCGAACTGGGCGGCAACAGCGCGCTGGTGGTCCTCGACGACGCCGACATCGACTACGCGGTGGACGCGGCCGTCTTCAGCCGGTACGTCCATCAGGGCCAGGTCTGCATGGCCGCCAACCGTGTGCTGGTCGACCGGTCGGTCGCGGACGAGTTCACCGAGAAGTTCGTCGCCAAGGTGAAGACCCTCAAGGCGGGCGACCCGCGCGACCCCGAGACCGTCATCGGCCCGGTCATCAACTCCTCGCAGGCGGACGCCGTCTCCGGCGTGGTCGAGCAGGCCCTCGCCGAGGGCGCCACGGCCCTGGTGCGCGGCGGGCGCACCGACAACCTGGTCGAGCCGTCCGTGCTGACCGATGTGCCGGCCGACTCTGCCCTGCTGAAGCAGGAGGTCTTCGGCCCGGTCGCGTTCCTCGTCCCGTTCGACGGCGAGGAGGAGGCCGTACGCCTCGTCAACGACACCCCGTACGGCCTGAGCGGTGCCGTCCACACCGGGAACATCGAGCGGGGCGTCGCGTTCGCCCAGCAGATCGACACGGGCATGTTCCATGTGAACGACGGCACCGTCCACGACGAGCCGATCGTCCCCTTCGGTGGCGAGAAGCACTCGGGCATCGGCCGGCTCAACGGCGACACCATGCTGGACTCCTTCACCACGACCAAGTGGATCTCGGTGCAGCACGGACGCAGCGGGTTCCCCTTCTAG
- the rpsR gene encoding 30S ribosomal protein S18, with the protein MPRTSDRRLPAKNRPNPLDQAGITYIDYKDTDLLRKFVSDRGKIRSRRVTRVSSQQQRQLAKAIKNAREMALLPYASR; encoded by the coding sequence ATGCCCCGCACGTCCGACCGCAGGCTCCCCGCCAAGAACCGTCCCAATCCGCTGGACCAGGCCGGGATCACGTACATCGACTACAAGGACACCGACCTGCTGCGGAAGTTCGTCTCCGACCGCGGCAAGATCCGCAGCCGCCGGGTCACCCGGGTGTCGTCGCAGCAGCAGCGGCAGCTCGCCAAGGCGATCAAGAACGCGCGCGAGATGGCGCTGCTGCCGTACGCCTCCCGCTGA
- a CDS encoding ATP-binding protein → MGTNGSTMLEPLRQGLPPLDPAAVSDAASCALPARYEAVRDARRFTRGTLDQWDMGDRFDDVCLVVSELVTNALRHGLPANTACAAGREPPVRLHLMRWTERLVCAVRDPSHDSPVARETDDFSAESGRGLFLVDSFSDSWGWHPLAGALSGKVVWALFRLPRAGSE, encoded by the coding sequence ATGGGGACGAATGGATCAACCATGCTCGAGCCGTTACGGCAGGGCCTTCCGCCGCTTGATCCAGCGGCCGTGTCCGACGCCGCCTCCTGCGCTCTGCCCGCCCGCTACGAAGCGGTGCGCGACGCACGGCGATTCACCCGCGGAACCCTCGACCAGTGGGACATGGGCGACCGCTTCGACGACGTCTGCCTGGTGGTCTCAGAACTCGTCACCAACGCCCTGCGGCACGGCCTGCCGGCCAACACCGCGTGCGCCGCGGGCCGGGAGCCCCCGGTGCGGCTGCACCTGATGCGCTGGACCGAGCGTCTGGTGTGCGCGGTACGCGATCCCAGTCACGACAGTCCCGTCGCCCGGGAGACCGACGACTTCTCGGCCGAGTCGGGCCGCGGGCTGTTCCTCGTCGACTCCTTCAGCGACAGCTGGGGCTGGCACCCGCTCGCGGGCGCCCTCAGCGGCAAGGTGGTCTGGGCGCTGTTCCGGCTGCCGCGAGCCGGCAGCGAATAA
- the rpmG gene encoding 50S ribosomal protein L33 — MARNELRPVIKLRSTAGTGYTYVTRKNRRNDPDRMTLRKFDPVAGRHVDFREER; from the coding sequence ATGGCACGCAACGAACTCCGGCCGGTCATCAAGCTCCGGTCCACCGCCGGAACCGGCTACACCTACGTGACCCGCAAGAACCGCCGCAACGACCCGGACCGCATGACCCTGCGCAAGTTCGATCCGGTCGCCGGCCGCCACGTCGACTTCCGAGAGGAGCGCTGA
- a CDS encoding CobW family GTP-binding protein gives MSVVLVGGLHADARRAAVARLLADVPGSVALHHDLATAAAGTVVRTVRDATGLLDAGEAPLVNDCACCALREDLVPELERLADAGRTPLAVVELWDSVEPKAMAEVVTAGGLTVTGVFTAVDPALVLPYLGNGDDLADGGLAAAATDQRTVADTFARQLEYAPVLAVADSPEADDEDRELLAQLHPTARQVPIGQGESGGGPADDGLTVPAPRRRPRSPLAEAALAGFDVEAAAAAQHPACALLPAEADAHGVSTLVWHRCRPFHPERLYAALEDLTCAAARSRGRFWLADKTDTLFHWDAAGGALCVESAGPWLASLPDAAWEMVPPVRRAAAALDWHPEHGDRGQHLVFTSPGLDRDGLERLLESCLLTDAEYAAGRDAWQRLPHAFDTLLEV, from the coding sequence ATGTCCGTCGTCCTCGTCGGCGGGCTGCACGCCGACGCCCGCAGGGCCGCCGTCGCACGGCTGCTCGCCGACGTGCCCGGCAGCGTCGCCCTCCACCACGACCTCGCCACGGCCGCCGCCGGCACGGTCGTACGGACCGTGCGGGACGCCACCGGCCTCCTCGACGCGGGGGAGGCGCCGCTCGTCAACGACTGCGCCTGCTGCGCCCTGCGCGAGGACCTGGTCCCGGAGCTGGAGCGGCTCGCCGACGCCGGGCGGACGCCGCTGGCCGTCGTCGAGCTGTGGGACTCCGTCGAGCCCAAGGCGATGGCCGAGGTCGTCACGGCCGGCGGGCTCACCGTCACCGGTGTGTTCACCGCCGTCGACCCGGCCCTGGTCCTGCCGTACCTCGGCAACGGCGACGACCTGGCCGACGGCGGTCTCGCCGCCGCCGCGACCGACCAGCGCACGGTCGCCGACACCTTCGCGCGCCAGCTGGAGTACGCCCCCGTCCTCGCGGTCGCCGACTCCCCGGAGGCCGACGACGAGGACCGCGAGCTGCTCGCGCAACTGCACCCGACGGCCCGACAGGTTCCGATCGGGCAGGGGGAGTCGGGGGGAGGGCCGGCCGACGACGGACTGACGGTGCCCGCCCCGCGCCGGCGCCCGCGGTCGCCGCTGGCCGAGGCGGCCCTGGCCGGCTTCGACGTGGAGGCCGCGGCCGCCGCCCAGCACCCCGCCTGCGCCCTGCTGCCCGCCGAGGCCGACGCGCACGGCGTCTCCACCCTGGTCTGGCACCGGTGCCGCCCCTTCCACCCCGAGCGGCTCTACGCCGCACTGGAGGACCTGACCTGCGCGGCGGCCCGCAGCCGGGGCCGGTTCTGGCTCGCCGACAAGACCGACACGCTGTTCCACTGGGACGCCGCGGGCGGGGCCCTGTGCGTGGAGAGCGCGGGTCCCTGGCTCGCCTCGCTGCCGGACGCGGCCTGGGAGATGGTCCCGCCGGTGCGCCGCGCCGCCGCCGCGCTGGACTGGCACCCCGAGCACGGCGACCGGGGCCAGCACCTCGTCTTCACCTCGCCCGGCCTCGACCGGGACGGCCTGGAGCGGCTGCTGGAGTCCTGCCTGCTGACCGACGCCGAGTACGCCGCCGGGCGCGACGCCTGGCAGCGGCTGCCGCACGCCTTCGACACCCTCCTGGAGGTCTGA
- a CDS encoding type B 50S ribosomal protein L31, producing the protein MREGIHPEYGPVVFRDRAANYAFLTRSTLSARAGEKTIEWEDGATYPVVDVEISDASHPFYTGTARVLDTAGRVERFERRYGKKG; encoded by the coding sequence ATGCGCGAGGGAATCCACCCGGAGTACGGCCCCGTCGTCTTCCGCGACCGCGCCGCGAACTACGCGTTCCTCACCCGCTCGACCCTCTCGGCCCGGGCGGGCGAGAAGACGATCGAGTGGGAGGACGGCGCCACCTACCCGGTCGTCGACGTCGAGATCTCCGACGCCAGCCACCCCTTCTACACCGGCACCGCCCGTGTCCTGGACACGGCGGGGCGCGTGGAGCGCTTCGAGCGCCGGTACGGAAAGAAGGGCTGA